One Orrella dioscoreae genomic window carries:
- a CDS encoding MFS transporter: MLATLTSFSSLYLASLLMMVGTGLFNTYVALRLNSQAVGAVWVGALIAGYYLGLVCGARMGHKLIIRVGHIRAYVACAAVATSMILLQTLVEALPAWLVFRIITGVAMVTQLMVIESWLNEQTENRQRGRVFSFYMLVSGLGTVLGQLALTAYPVLDLRPLTFVGICFAVCLVPLALTARSHPAAQLPTPLDVKFFVKRVPMSLTALFVAGNLSGAFYGLAPVYAAQQGYTTSQSAIFVAVAVLAGLLAQWPIGWLSDRVNRVGLIRFNALLLTLIVLPLWGWLSLPFWLLLTLSSLCGILLFTLYPLGAAFANDHVEAERRVGLAAVLLIVYGLGACVGPLIAGVLMDYGGSGMFFVFNSLCAAILVATMRPERVTGLHRVDEAPVHFVPAPDGLQASPMVGTLDPRTDPQADVYVETVAVDNSPVTEMEGPDAPPAPGKTAP, from the coding sequence ATGCTTGCCACACTGACTTCCTTCTCCTCGCTGTACCTGGCCTCCCTGCTGATGATGGTCGGGACGGGCCTCTTCAATACCTATGTCGCGCTGCGCCTGAACTCACAGGCCGTGGGCGCCGTGTGGGTGGGCGCGCTGATCGCGGGCTATTACCTGGGCCTGGTCTGCGGCGCGCGCATGGGGCACAAGCTGATCATCCGCGTCGGGCACATCCGCGCCTACGTGGCCTGTGCGGCGGTGGCCACCTCGATGATCCTGCTGCAGACCCTGGTCGAGGCGTTGCCCGCCTGGCTGGTGTTCCGCATCATCACCGGCGTGGCGATGGTGACGCAGCTCATGGTGATCGAGAGCTGGCTCAACGAGCAGACCGAGAATCGCCAGCGCGGCCGCGTGTTTTCCTTCTACATGCTGGTGTCCGGGCTGGGCACGGTGCTGGGCCAGCTGGCCCTGACCGCCTATCCGGTGCTGGACCTGCGTCCGCTCACCTTCGTGGGCATCTGCTTCGCCGTATGCCTGGTGCCGCTGGCGCTGACGGCACGCTCCCACCCGGCCGCGCAACTGCCCACGCCGCTGGACGTGAAATTCTTCGTCAAGCGCGTGCCCATGTCGCTGACCGCGCTCTTCGTCGCGGGCAACCTGTCGGGCGCGTTCTATGGCCTGGCGCCGGTCTATGCCGCGCAGCAGGGCTACACCACCTCCCAATCCGCCATCTTCGTGGCGGTGGCCGTGCTGGCCGGGCTGCTGGCGCAATGGCCCATCGGCTGGTTGTCGGACCGCGTCAACCGGGTGGGGTTGATCCGCTTCAACGCGCTGCTGCTGACGCTCATCGTGCTGCCGCTGTGGGGGTGGCTGAGCCTGCCGTTCTGGCTGCTGCTGACGCTGTCGTCGCTGTGCGGCATCCTGCTCTTCACGCTGTATCCGCTGGGCGCGGCCTTCGCCAACGACCACGTCGAGGCCGAGCGCCGCGTGGGCCTGGCCGCCGTGCTGCTCATCGTCTATGGCCTGGGCGCCTGCGTGGGGCCCCTGATCGCGGGCGTGCTGATGGACTATGGCGGTTCAGGGATGTTCTTCGTCTTCAATTCGCTGTGCGCGGCCATCCTGGTGGCGACCATGCGGCCCGAGCGGGTCACCGGCCTGCATCGCGTGGACGAAGCCCCGGTGCACTTCGTGCCGGCGCCCGACGGCCTGCAGGCCTCGCCCATGGTGGGGACGCTGGATCCGCGCACGGACCCGCAGGCAGACGTCTATGTGGAAACCGTGGCCGTGGACAATTCACCGGTCACGGAAATGGAAGGCCCCGACGCGCCGCCGGCGCCGGGCAAGACGGCGCCTTGA
- a CDS encoding peroxiredoxin: protein MTVKAGDRVPEGTLTEFIETETEGCTLGPNAFKVSDLTRGKKIALFAVPGAFTPTCSAKHLPGFVQKADALRQAGVDEIWCVSVNDAFVMGAWGREQGVAGKVRMLADGSADWTRAMGQELDLTARGMGVRSQRYSALIEDGVIKALNVEQAGKFEVSDVDTLLGQAA from the coding sequence ATGACGGTAAAAGCCGGTGATCGCGTGCCCGAAGGCACGCTGACCGAATTCATCGAAACCGAAACCGAAGGTTGCACGCTGGGCCCGAACGCCTTCAAGGTGTCGGACCTGACCCGCGGCAAGAAGATCGCGCTGTTCGCGGTGCCTGGCGCCTTCACCCCCACCTGCTCGGCCAAGCACCTGCCCGGCTTCGTGCAGAAGGCCGACGCGCTGCGCCAGGCCGGCGTGGACGAAATCTGGTGTGTCTCCGTCAATGACGCCTTCGTCATGGGCGCCTGGGGCCGTGAGCAAGGCGTGGCCGGCAAGGTCCGCATGCTGGCCGATGGCTCGGCTGACTGGACCCGCGCCATGGGCCAGGAGCTGGATCTGACTGCCCGGGGCATGGGCGTGCGTTCGCAGCGCTACTCGGCGCTGATCGAGGACGGCGTCATCAAGGCGTTGAACGTCGAGCAGGCCGGCAAGTTCGAGGTCAGCGACGTCGACACCCTGCTGGGCCAGGCTGCCTGA